TTGATTTTCTAAATTTCAAAAACATAGTTTTCTGGTTTATCCTCACCAGGATGAGCAGCAATCCAGTTCAGCTCTGCTTGCGTTTTGCGTAGATAATTTGGATTAAAATCCTGAATATTTTCTGTAGGTGTTTCTTGCAACCCAAGTGTTACAATACCCACCCCATCCGGTAAACTCTCTTCTGGTGACAAAATTTTTGCGCGTTCACCAAAAAGCGTTTGCATTTCATCACTAAATTCTGAGGTATCACCCAAAAAAGTAATTGGTGCGTCCTTTGATTCCAAAAAAGCAAATAGATTTGTAATTGGCTGATGAGATTCAGCAAATATACTCACGCCATTTTGATATACACCAGCAAAAACGTTTCTATTGCGGGCGTTAAATAGTGGTACCACTAGCCCGTCAGCTTTAACTTGTTCCGCTAAAATGGCTAAGCTAGATACACCACATAATTCAGCATCCAAGGTATCGGCTAAAACTTTTGCCACTGTGACACCAATTCTTAATCCCGTAAACGATCCTGGCCCTTGAGCCACAACAACACGATCGATATCTTGTAGTGCCCAATTTTCAGAGGCCACAATATCTCGAATTGCTGGTAACAACTGAATGGAATGGTTACGTGCTACATTGGTAGTGAAAACGTTTTTTACGCTATTATTTTCTGCCAAGCTCACTGTTAGTGGTTGGTTACTTGTATCAAATGCTAAAATCTTCATAAGTTTAATTTTATCACAAATAATAAAACTTGAAGGAGAATTGTTATATTTATTAGTAGTTGTAAAAACGGTTATAAAGCAAAAAAAAACGCCAATGGCGCTTTTTCTAAACATTACTTGGTTGCTTTCTTAACTAACTCAATCACTTCGTCGTTCGTTTCAACGTCCAATGCTTTTTCAGCCAACACTTTCATGTCAGCTGTGTTGAGCTTTTTCATCAAGGAACGAGTTTGCAAAACAGATGGCGCACTCATTGAAAACTCATCTAATCCCATACCCACTAATAGTGGCACTGCCACAGGATCACCAGCCATCTCACCACACATTGCGACAAACTTGCCCTCTTTGTGCGCAGCTGAAATCACAGTATTAATTAATCGTAAGATAGACGGATTATAAGGTTGATACAAATACGCCACACGATCATTTCCACGATCCGCAGCCATTGTATAGGCAATCAAATCATTCGTACCAATAGAGAAGAAATCAACTTCTTTGGCAAATTTATCGGCTAAAATTGCTGCAGCTGGAATTTCTATCATAATACCCAACTTAACTTCACCCGTAGCCACGCCCGCTTTTTCAAGCTTTTCACGTTCTTCAAGGTAAATTTTTCTAGCAGCACGGAATTCGCTTAGTGTTGCAATCATTGGGAACATAATCCATAAGTTGCCAAACGCAGATGCCCGTATCAATGCACGTAATTGCGTGCGAAAAATATCAGTCTGATCCAATGAAATACGAATGGCACGATAACCTAAGAACGGATTCTCTTCTTCAGGTAATTTCCAATAATCAAGATGTTTGTCGCCACCAATATCCATCGTACGAACTGTAACGGGCTTGTCACCCATTTGTTCGACAACAGCCTTGTAAGCCTCAAACTGTTCATCTTCAGTTGGTAAATGATCAGATTCCATATACAAGAATTCTGTTCGATACAAACCAACGCCTTCAGAACCATTGTCTAAAACAGCTTGCATATCTTTTGGTGCGCCAATGTTAGCACCAACGATAAATTCTTTACCATCAGCAGACACTGATTTCTCATCTTTCAATTTAGCCCATTCCGCACGTTGTGCGAAATAATCGGCTGCCTTTTTTTGATAAGTAGCAAGTGTATCGGCATCAGGATTAACAATTACATCACCTGTCAAGCCATCAACAATAACCAAATCACCACTAGAAACTTCAACTGTTGCTTTTTCAGAACCAACCACCGCTGGAATTTCCAATGTACGTGCCATAATTGATGCATGAGCCGTTCGACCACCAAGGTCAGTTAAAATACCTTTTACGAACTGACGATCTAGTTGTGCTGTATCAGAAGGAGTTAAATCCTTTGATACAAGAATTACTTCTTCGTCAATTAATGCTGGATTGGGCAAAGAAATATTCAATAAGTGTGACAAAATGCGCTTCGTTACGTCACGAATATCTGCTGCACGTTCCTGCATATATTCATTATCCGTCATCGCGTCAAACATGCTGATGTACATATCTGTGACTTCTTTGACAGCTTGCTCAGCGTTAACTTTGTCATCTTCTATTTTTTGTTTAATTGCACCAGACATTTCTGGATCAGCCAAAACCATTAGGTGTGCTTCGAATACTTCAGCCTCTGCAGCACCTAAACTTTCGGTTGCCTTTGCCTTTATCAATTTAACATCATCACTAGAAGCCTTCAAAGCATCGTCGACACGTGCTTGTTCAGCCGCCACATTTGTTACTGTTGTCTTCTCAAAAGACAAATCTGGATCAACTAACAAGTAGGCTTTAGCAATTGCTACGCCGTTACTTGCCGCGATTCCTTTGAAGTTTTTCGTCATTTTATTCTGCTAGTCCTTCTGTAGCCATTGCTTCAGCAATTGTTGTCATGGCTGCTTCTTCATCAGCACCCTCAGTCTTGATAGTAACATCGGCTCCTTGACCAACACCTAATGACATTACACCCATGATTGACTTCAAGTTAACATCCTTACCTTGATATGACAAAGTAACATCTGAAGCGAACTTTGAAGCTGCTTGTACTAACAAAGTTGCTGGACGTGCGTGAATACCTGTTTCTGCGATGATATGAAAGTCTTTTGATTGTGCCATGTTTAAAATTCTCCTTTGTGCTGTTAATCAGCTTCTGAATATAGTTTATCAAAGCGCTTACAAAATATCAAGTAGAATATTGCACAAATCACTGTTATATCAAGCACTAAAGCTAGAAATGCCTATTTACCGGCTTTTTCAATGAAAACGTTTTCATTGATTATGTGTTCTCTTTTCTGAAAAATGGTTTGCTCATACTTGAAACAACTAATATCCACAATAAAAAAGCGTTAAACATCATCAGTTCAACGCCTTTTTCTCAATTAACATTTTCATACAGGCCGTTAACAAAGTCTAGCCAGTACTGTGGATTTAGAGGCTCTCCCGTAGCATCTTCCAATACTTTATTAGGGTCTACGGCCCCACCATATTGCCAAATATGCTCCTTCCGCCATTCAAAAATTGGTGAGTAATCGCCCGATTCAAAGATAGCTTTAAAATCTAACGTCTTTGTCATGGTTGCTCTAAATTGAGCTGCATATAAGTGACCGAGTGCATAACTTGGGAAGT
The Leuconostoc suionicum genome window above contains:
- the tsaB gene encoding tRNA (adenosine(37)-N6)-threonylcarbamoyltransferase complex dimerization subunit type 1 TsaB, with the translated sequence MKILAFDTSNQPLTVSLAENNSVKNVFTTNVARNHSIQLLPAIRDIVASENWALQDIDRVVVAQGPGSFTGLRIGVTVAKVLADTLDAELCGVSSLAILAEQVKADGLVVPLFNARNRNVFAGVYQNGVSIFAESHQPITNLFAFLESKDAPITFLGDTSEFSDEMQTLFGERAKILSPEESLPDGVGIVTLGLQETPTENIQDFNPNYLRKTQAELNWIAAHPGEDKPENYVFEI
- the ptsP gene encoding phosphoenolpyruvate--protein phosphotransferase, whose product is MTKNFKGIAASNGVAIAKAYLLVDPDLSFEKTTVTNVAAEQARVDDALKASSDDVKLIKAKATESLGAAEAEVFEAHLMVLADPEMSGAIKQKIEDDKVNAEQAVKEVTDMYISMFDAMTDNEYMQERAADIRDVTKRILSHLLNISLPNPALIDEEVILVSKDLTPSDTAQLDRQFVKGILTDLGGRTAHASIMARTLEIPAVVGSEKATVEVSSGDLVIVDGLTGDVIVNPDADTLATYQKKAADYFAQRAEWAKLKDEKSVSADGKEFIVGANIGAPKDMQAVLDNGSEGVGLYRTEFLYMESDHLPTEDEQFEAYKAVVEQMGDKPVTVRTMDIGGDKHLDYWKLPEEENPFLGYRAIRISLDQTDIFRTQLRALIRASAFGNLWIMFPMIATLSEFRAARKIYLEEREKLEKAGVATGEVKLGIMIEIPAAAILADKFAKEVDFFSIGTNDLIAYTMAADRGNDRVAYLYQPYNPSILRLINTVISAAHKEGKFVAMCGEMAGDPVAVPLLVGMGLDEFSMSAPSVLQTRSLMKKLNTADMKVLAEKALDVETNDEVIELVKKATK
- a CDS encoding phosphocarrier protein HPr; its protein translation is MAQSKDFHIIAETGIHARPATLLVQAASKFASDVTLSYQGKDVNLKSIMGVMSLGVGQGADVTIKTEGADEEAAMTTIAEAMATEGLAE